In one window of Solanum pennellii chromosome 2, SPENNV200 DNA:
- the LOC107010538 gene encoding protein FD-like, whose product MWSSSSEEHHHNHQNLATNSSKSSSSSSSYSYNHPINPILSINSKTMEEVWKDINLSCSRDAQNTSGMVLQDLLARPFANDPSTAAVTTAYGSPVPPPPVTMLTLNSVPEFHFFSNLNPIRQTQQKHISNGALASPDPGRKRHSESDSNNSRDLKNKRMIKNRESAARSRARKQAYTNELEMEIANLMEENARLKRQQQQLCLASSAGAQLPKKKSLNRTSTAPF is encoded by the exons ATGTGGTCATCAAGTAGTGAAGAACATCACCACAACCACCAAAACCTTGCAACTAACtcttcaaaatcatcatcatcatcatcatcttataGTTATAATCATCCAATAAATCCTATACTAAGTATAAATAGTAAAACCATGGAAGAAGTATGGAAAGACATTAATCTTTCATGTTCTAGAGATGCACAAAATACAAGTGGTATGGTTTTGCAAGATTTACTGGCAAGACCCTTTGCTAATGACCCTTCAACAGCAGCAGTAACAACAGCTTATGGCTCCCCTGTTCCTCCTCCCCCTGTTACCATGCTGACATTGAACTCTGTCCCTGAATTTCATTTCTTTAGCAACTTAAACCCAATCAGACAAACTCAACAAAAACATATTTCGAATGGCGCATTGGCTTCACCAGATCCAGGAAGAAAGAGACATTCTGAATCAGATAGTAATAATTCTCGTGACCTGAAAAACAAGAGGATGATCAAGAACCGTGAGTCTGCTGCTCGATCCCGCGCTCGAAAGCAG GCTTACACGAATGAATTAGAGATGGAAATAGCTAATTTGATGGAAGAAAATGCCAGGCTCAAGAGGCAGCAGCAACAG TTATGCTTAGCTTCTTCAGCTGGTGCTCAACTTCCAAAAAAGAAGTCACTCAATAGAACATCAACAGCCCCATTTTGA
- the LOC107011828 gene encoding protein FREE1-like, whose translation MHNGDVGSSFYHQPYLHNPNPSSTPPDHPYNPYASAPPEPSTYSSSDYSTTFPPYSHQQQPYTFPHLDQNQPNYYYPPYDQNQTPMSYDYTTQNYGSSPHHAIEDYGSYGDSGIYKYNGRKDELYKESRSESNVGVMFDDYGRPINVQNQREKQGYESSRKIVKATPKMEEQQDVTAGVLKFRVKLLSEGIGQSDMDVLCQIGLDGIRLLDPATSRTLRIYLLENVTRCEVLDSYIFAFWAKNSVDMEPRRIRLKSNSYTVNNMLDTVTAASIQVKEMGESNKSSDSIKGSEQAAEKKKGFADLMKLMRPLNEEKDFWVPDEAVRKCTACATDFSAFNRKHHCRNCGDIFCDKCTQGRVALTADEDAQPVRVCDRCMAEVTQRLSNATEATTKVAALQSHEDLTRKLKEVMEKNRKTSTGLSSQGSNNGMREVECPTCTVHLQVEVPASGSETIECSVCQHPFLVSAH comes from the exons ATGCATAACGGCGATGTTGGCTCTTCCTTCTACCACCAACCTTACTTACACAACCCAAACCCTAGCTCTACTCCCCCTGATCATCCCTACAATCCATACGCCTCCGCTCCTCCTGAACCTTCCACTTACTCTTCCTCCGACTACTCCACCACCTTCCCACCTTATTCTCATCAACAACAACCTTACACTTTCCCTCACCTTGATCAAAATCAACCGAATTATTATTATCCTCCGTATGATCAAAATCAAACCCCTATGAGTTACGATTATACCACACAGAATTATGGTTCCTCTCCTCATCATGCAATTGAGGATTATGGATCGTATGGTGATTCCGGTATTTACAAATATAATGGTAGGAAAGATGAGTTGTATAAAGAGAGTCGATCTGAGTCGAATGTTGGGGTGATGTTTGATGATTATGGGAGGCCTATTAATGTTCAAAATCAGAGGGAGAAGCAGGGATATGAGAGTAGTCGTAAAATTGTGAAGGCAACCCCGAAGATGGAGGAACAACAGGATGTTACAGCTGGTGTGTTGAAGTTCCGCGTCAAACTTTTATCTGAAGGGATTGGTCAGAGTGACATGGATGTGCTTTGTCAG ATTGGTCTCGATGGGATTCGCTTACTTGATCCTGCTACGAGCCGAACTCTGAGAATATATTTGCTGGAGAATGTGACAAGATGCGAG GTGTTGGATTCATATATATTTGCATTTTGGGCCAAAAACTCGGTTGACATGGAACCTAGACGTATCAGGCTGAAATCAAATAGCTATACGGTGAACAATATGCTGGACACTGTGACAGCCGCAAGTATTCAG GTCAAGGAGATGGGTGAGAGTAATAAATCTTCAGATTCAATCAAGGGATCCGAGCAAGCTGCTGAGAAGAAGAAAGGTTTTGCTGATTTAATGAAGTTGATGAGGCCACTAAATGAAGAGAAAGATTTCTGG GTTCCTGATGAAGCAGTTCGAAAATGCACTGCTTGTGCGACTGATTTTAGTGCTTTCAATAGAAAG CACCACTGCAGGAACTGTGGGGATATTTTCTGTGACAAGTGCACGCAAGGTAGAGTTGCCCTCACTGCAGATGAAGATGCACAGCCAGTTCGAGTTTGTGACCGATGCATG GCAGAAGTAACTCAGAGACTCAGCAATGCCACGGAAGCAACAACAAAAGTTGCTGCATTACAAAGTCATGAGGACCTTACAAGAAAACTCAAG GAGGTGATGGAAAAAAACCGCAAGACTTCAACAG GTCTTAGTTCTCAAGGATCTAATAACGGGATGAGAGAGGTAGAATGTCCAACTTGCACAGTCCATTTGCAG GTTGAAGTGCCAGCTTCTGGATCAGAAACGATAGAGTGCAGCGTTTGCCAGCATCCGTTCCTTGTTAGTGCCCATTGA